The window GGTGCCGGACATCCGCTCGACCTTCTCGTTCAATGCCCGCTCTTCCTCTTCGATCACGGCAAGGAGATCTGAAAGACCGATGAACTCTTTGGCCGTCATGTTCTTAGATGCCTTCCTGTACCTGAGGATGAGATAACCAAGGGCCACGGTGAGTATAAGAATGAACTCCAGGAGGAGGATGAGGTAGAGGGGGTCAATCCTGATCATCCTTTTTCCCTCCTTTCCATTTCCTTATTGTCAGTAATATTGTCCCTGATAGTGCGGCAGCGAAGATGTTTATTACCAGAAACCTGATAAATACGTCCATCCACGATACTCCACCTGCGGCCCTCTGCGGCTGTTCCTCGGGCACTGAGGGGCCTCCATGTCCACCGCTCTCCGGCTGCTTTGCTCCTGAAGGAGGTTTTACTTTCCCTTTCATGGATCGTCTGCTTTTTTCTGCAACCGTCACGGGGTCTTTGGTTTTTACAACCGGGGTTTTTACGGCCGGTGGTTCACGTCGTACCCGGAGGGTGAATTTCTTCTCTCTTTCAAATGTCTTTCCCCTAACAGTGACCCTCAGTGAATATGTGCCGCGTTCATCAGGCACAAACCGAGCTGTATATATGCCGTCTGACCGAACCCCGTCGCCGTCCCTGCCATCGTCGTGAAGCCCGATCCCGACGCTCTCCCCCGATGGGGTTGTTATCTCTGCGTCAAAGGAGGCCTCTTCAAGGATCAGGGGCACCATCTTCAGAATCCTGCCTCCCTCCCTGAGCTGTGCGGTCAATGTAATCCGGTCCCCGGGGGTAAGCGCATCCCCGGGGACCGAAACCATAAGCCTGAGGGCTGACATGATAAGCACTATTTCACTTGCGCCGTCACTGTAGTGTATTTTCCATGTGCCTGTCGGGGGTTCATGGAGTATGATCACGTCGAAGAGCTTTGCACCGTACCAGTATGTTGTTTCCGGATGGTCCCCGCTGGTTATTATCGTCCTGTCGGGTAACTCAATAGCAATACCCCTGCCGGGGTTTGCCCTTGTGGCAATTATCTTGATTTCCTCAACGGAGGAATCTACATGGAACCGCCTGTCACGGAGGGGAAGCATGTCGGCTGTTCGTATATCATTGAGGATGTCGGCAAAGGCGATATGCATTGACCGGCCCTTATCAA is drawn from bacterium BMS3Abin08 and contains these coding sequences:
- a CDS encoding von Willebrand factor type A domain protein, with the protein product MALIRITFLIETMLTISGLLFTIPAYGGEGVNLVVAVDTSGSMRYSDPRDLRSDSVRLITELLRRNDRLCLIAFDEDARVTLPLEAVKKARSSLKKTRKGTPSSGRLTNIYEALRKSYAVLSEPGAGGGAIILLTDGRMDLGSGERDAELKRKVIEELLPRIRKSGIRVYTIGLSGRPDRDFLDSIAAATGGLFYPLDKGRSMHIAFADILNDIRTADMLPLRDRRFHVDSSVEEIKIIATRANPGRGIAIELPDRTIITSGDHPETTYWYGAKLFDVIILHEPPTGTWKIHYSDGASEIVLIMSALRLMVSVPGDALTPGDRITLTAQLREGGRILKMVPLILEEASFDAEITTPSGESVGIGLHDDGRDGDGVRSDGIYTARFVPDERGTYSLRVTVRGKTFEREKKFTLRVRREPPAVKTPVVKTKDPVTVAEKSRRSMKGKVKPPSGAKQPESGGHGGPSVPEEQPQRAAGGVSWMDVFIRFLVINIFAAALSGTILLTIRKWKGGKKDDQD